Proteins from one Primulina huaijiensis isolate GDHJ02 chromosome 18, ASM1229523v2, whole genome shotgun sequence genomic window:
- the LOC140964141 gene encoding glucan endo-1,3-beta-D-glucosidase-like, with protein sequence MLIHTRSVSPNKKGSFKRTKSEVAINLSFHFFEMQFMEALPISLLLLIFSLLSIAEGGGSIGVNYGRIANNLPSATKVVQLLKSQGLDRVKAYDTDPAVLKALSGSGIRVTVNLPNELLYSAARRQSFAYSWVLRNVVAYHPSTAIEAIAVGNEVFVDTHNTTRYLIPALYNIQEALVKYKLHEDIKLSSPIALSALQNSYPSSAGTFRPDLIEPVFKPMLEFLRKTRSKLMVNVYPFFAYESNADVIPLDYALSRENPGVVDAGNGLHYFSLFDAQIDAVFAAMSALKYEDVGIIVSETGWPSKGDSNEHGASIENAASYNGNLVRRVLTGGGTPLRPNENLTVFLFALFNENKKVGPTSERNFGLFYPNEKKVYEVPFTVEGLKSYREIQPPGTSGEQRVSTGSGETWCVAKMDAGKDRLQEGLDYACGEGGADCHPIQPGSTCFDPNTLEAHASYAFNSYYQKKGRGIGTCYFGGASYIATQHPKYGKCEFPTGY encoded by the exons ATGCTCATTCACACTCGCTCTGTTTCCCCCAACAAGAAGGGAAGCTTTAAAAGAACAAAATCAGAAGTGGCCATTAATTTGAGCTTCCACTTTTTCGAGATGCAGTTCATGGAAGCTCTCCCCATTTCTCTCCTCTTGCTAATCttctctcttctttcaattgcag AAGGTGGAGGTTCCATTGGTGTGAACTATGGCCGGATAGCAAACAACCTCCCATCGGCGACAAAGGTGGTGCAGCTCCTGAAATCGCAGGGTTTGGATAGGGTCAAGGCGTACGACACCGACCCGGCAGTTCTCAAGGCATTGTCCGGGTCGGGTATCAGAGTCACTGTCAATCTCCCCAACGAGCTCCTCTACTCCGCCGCCCGCCGCCAGTCCTTCGCCTATTCGTGGGTTCTCCGCAATGTCGTGGCCTACCACCCATCCACCGCCATCGAAGCCATCGCCGTCGGGAATGAGGTCTTCGTCGACACTCACAACACCACTCGCTACTTGATACCGGCGCTGTATAACATTCAAGAAGCACTGGTCAAGTACAAACTCCATGAAGACATCAAACTGTCGTCTCCCATTGCACTCAGCGCGCTGCAGAACTCGTACCCCTCCTCGGCCGGTACGTTTCGGCCGGACTTGATCGAACCGGTGTTCAAGCCCATGCTGGAGTTTCTGAGGAAAACCAGGTCCAAACTCATGGTGAACGTATATCCCTTCTTCGCATACGAATCCAATGCAGACGTCATACCGTTGGACTATGCCCTCTCCCGGGAGAATCCCGGAGTCGTGGACGCTGGCAACGGCCTGCACTATTTCTCCCTCTTCGACGCTCAGATCGACGCCGTATTTGCGGCCATGTCGGCGTTGAAATATGAAGACGTCGGAATCATTGTCAGCGAAACCGGGTGGCCGTCCAAAGGCGACTCAAACGAGCACGGTGCAAGTATAGAAAACGCAGCCTCGTACAACGGAAACCTAGTCCGCCGAGTCCTGACCGGCGGCGGGACCCCATTGCGACCCAACGAAAACCTGACCGTGTTCCTGTTCGCCCTCTTCAACGAGAACAAGAAGGTGGGACCCACGTCGGAGAGGAACTTCGGGCTGTTCTACCCCAACGAGAAGAAGGTTTACGAGGTTCCGTTCACAGTGGAAGGTCTGAAGAGCTACAGAGAAATCCAACCTCCGGGCACAAGCGGCGAGCAGAGAGTATCGACAGGGAGTGGGGAGACGTGGTGCGTGGCGAAGATGGATGCCGGTAAGGATAGGCTGCAGGAGGGTCTAGATTACGCTTGCGGGGAAGGTGGCGCCGATTGCCATCCGATCCAGCCAGGGTCCACGTGTTTCGATCCTAACACACTCGAGGCTCACGCATCGTACGCATTCAACAGTTATTATCAGAAGAAGGGACGTGGCATCGGGACTTGCTATTTTGGTGGGGCCTCTTATATTGCTACTCAACACCCCA AGTATGGTAAATGTGAATTCCCTACTGGatactga